In Pseudomonadota bacterium, the following are encoded in one genomic region:
- a CDS encoding acyl-CoA dehydrogenase family protein, giving the protein MSATASTFSAEDESQILDAIGAWLRTEVRHQVKQFDHADEYPHDIVKQMKELGLFSLMYPTECGGLGMNASAYAKVITLLCETWMSLAGVINTHMMLGQLVLRFGTDEQKAHFLPRLASAELHGVLCLTEPDAGTDLQGIKTRAKRDGDDYVLNGSKMWITNGMYGSLYAVLTKTNPDAKPAHKGMTLFLAERGPGFNIDGKLKKLGYRAVESVALSFQDYRIPASRILGGEEGHGFHHAVGGLELGRINVAARAVGVARAALTDAVRYAQQRKTFGKPICEHQAIQIKLADMATRVEAARLLVEQAASKYDRGERCDMEAGMAKLFASEAALSNATEAMRVHGGYGYSQEFDVERYYRDAPLMCIGEGTNEIQRVLIARELVKRFPA; this is encoded by the coding sequence ATGTCCGCCACCGCCTCCACTTTCAGCGCCGAAGACGAGAGCCAGATCCTCGACGCCATCGGTGCCTGGCTCAGGACCGAGGTCCGCCACCAGGTCAAACAGTTCGACCACGCCGACGAATACCCGCACGACATCGTGAAGCAGATGAAGGAGCTGGGGCTGTTCAGCCTCATGTACCCGACCGAGTGCGGTGGCCTGGGCATGAACGCCAGCGCCTATGCCAAGGTCATCACCTTGTTGTGCGAGACCTGGATGAGCCTCGCCGGCGTCATCAATACCCACATGATGCTCGGTCAGTTGGTGCTGCGCTTCGGCACCGACGAGCAAAAGGCGCATTTCCTGCCGCGTCTCGCCAGCGCCGAGCTGCACGGCGTGTTGTGCCTCACCGAGCCCGATGCCGGCACCGATCTGCAGGGCATCAAGACCCGCGCCAAACGCGATGGCGACGATTACGTGCTGAACGGCTCGAAGATGTGGATCACCAACGGCATGTATGGCTCGCTGTACGCGGTGCTGACCAAGACCAACCCCGATGCCAAGCCGGCGCACAAGGGCATGACCCTGTTCCTGGCCGAACGCGGGCCCGGCTTCAACATCGACGGCAAGCTCAAGAAGCTCGGCTATCGCGCGGTGGAGAGCGTGGCGCTGAGCTTCCAGGACTACCGCATTCCGGCCTCGCGCATCCTCGGCGGCGAGGAAGGCCATGGTTTCCACCACGCGGTGGGTGGCCTCGAGCTCGGGCGCATCAACGTCGCCGCGCGCGCGGTGGGCGTGGCGCGCGCGGCGCTGACCGATGCCGTGCGCTACGCCCAGCAGCGCAAGACTTTCGGCAAGCCCATCTGCGAGCACCAGGCGATACAGATCAAACTCGCCGACATGGCGACGCGCGTGGAGGCGGCGCGCCTGCTGGTGGAGCAGGCGGCGAGCAAGTACGACCGTGGCGAGCGCTGCGACATGGAGGCCGGCATGGCCAAGCTGTTCGCCTCCGAAGCCGCGCTGTCGAACGCCACCGAAGCCATGCGCGTGCACGGCGGCTACGGCTATTCCCAGGAGTTCGACGTCGAGCGCTATTACCGCGACGCGCCGCTCATGTGCATAGGCGAGGGCACCAACGAGATCCAGCGCGTGCTGATCGCGCGGGAACTCGTCAAGCGCTTCCCGGCCTGA
- a CDS encoding RidA family protein, whose translation MQHTILGGRFTLADGTPLPLSKAIRAGDFVFLSGQLGLDENGRVADGIEAQTRHCLRNIGELLALAGLDLSAVVKATVWLTEVGDFAAFNRAYAEAFADAPPVRSTVVSGLVLPGAKIEIEVIAYAPAA comes from the coding sequence ATGCAACACACCATACTGGGCGGTCGCTTCACGCTGGCCGACGGCACGCCACTGCCGCTGTCCAAGGCCATTCGCGCCGGTGACTTCGTATTCCTGTCCGGCCAGTTGGGCCTGGACGAGAACGGCCGCGTCGCCGACGGTATCGAGGCCCAGACCCGCCACTGCCTGCGCAATATCGGCGAGCTGCTGGCGCTGGCGGGCCTTGACCTGTCGGCGGTGGTGAAGGCCACCGTGTGGCTGACCGAGGTCGGCGATTTCGCGGCCTTCAACCGCGCGTATGCCGAGGCCTTCGCCGATGCACCACCGGTGCGTTCGACGGTGGTGTCGGGCCTGGTGCTGCCGGGCGCGAAGATCGAGATCGAAGTCATCGCCTACGCGCCGGCGGCGTGA
- a CDS encoding dioxygenase, which translates to MPTLFLSHGAPNVALYDLPARRFFDGLAATLPRPRAIVVASAHYAASVPALTASAQPQTIHDFGGFEPELYAMRYAAPGAPDVAARALELIKSELGVQGLADHSWGFDHGAWSPLMRIYPEADVPLAVLSLKPDGDARWHYRLGRALRALRDEGVLVIGSGSMTHNLGRLQPPMTFDAEAPWVTAFMAWVNDKLADGDAEGLCDYRASAPHARDCHPTEEHFLPLFVALGAAGNGWRASNIHHSTTFGTLSMDAWRFD; encoded by the coding sequence ATGCCCACCTTGTTCCTGTCCCACGGCGCGCCCAATGTCGCGCTCTACGACCTGCCGGCCAGGCGCTTCTTCGATGGCCTCGCTGCAACCCTGCCGAGGCCGCGCGCGATCGTGGTGGCGTCGGCCCATTACGCGGCCTCGGTGCCGGCGCTGACGGCCAGCGCGCAACCGCAGACCATCCATGACTTCGGTGGCTTCGAGCCCGAGCTCTACGCCATGCGCTACGCGGCGCCGGGCGCGCCCGATGTCGCCGCGCGTGCGCTGGAACTCATCAAGAGCGAACTCGGTGTGCAGGGTCTCGCCGATCACTCCTGGGGCTTCGACCATGGCGCGTGGAGTCCCTTGATGCGCATCTACCCCGAGGCCGACGTGCCGCTGGCGGTGTTGAGCTTGAAACCCGATGGCGATGCGCGTTGGCATTACCGCCTCGGCCGCGCGCTGCGCGCCTTGCGTGACGAAGGCGTGTTGGTCATCGGCTCTGGCTCCATGACGCACAACCTCGGCCGCCTGCAGCCGCCCATGACCTTCGATGCCGAAGCGCCATGGGTCACGGCCTTCATGGCCTGGGTCAATGACAAGCTCGCCGACGGTGATGCCGAGGGCCTGTGTGACTACCGCGCGAGCGCGCCCCATGCGCGCGATTGCCATCCGACCGAAGAACACTTCCTGCCGCTGTTCGTGGCGCTGGGCGCCGCCGGCAACGGCTGGCGCGCCAGCAACATTCACCACAGCACGACCTTTGGCACCCTGTCGATGGACGCCTGGCGCTTTGACTGA
- a CDS encoding mandelate racemase/muconate lactonizing enzyme family protein — translation MRITRVSAQPISFAVPEAFQVSLGIGRTVKRDAVIVKVETDAGLIGWGEAHAARAPTAIAELINSTLAALVTGMDARDTEAVWQRVYRMQLASHGAGAAAVIGLSGIDMALWDVKGKHAGLPLYALLGAEQRAIDSYAGGIALGFEPPAALAEEAAALHARGFGALKLRMGDGVDNDRARVSAVREALGAKVTLMVDANTAYDLDILRAVAPCFERHDIAWLEEPFPPHAWRDYQAAARLTRVPLAAGENHYTRFDFERAEADGAIRIWQPDLSKTGGITEGLRIAALAARAGIKIHPHTSVTGLNMAASLHFLAAIGNGGYYEADVTRYNPFRDALCSPVQVFDAAARVLPPTGAGLGVELDLAMLAASTAIAGPGYV, via the coding sequence TTGCGCATCACGCGCGTCAGCGCGCAGCCGATCTCGTTCGCGGTGCCCGAGGCTTTCCAGGTCAGCCTCGGCATCGGCCGCACCGTCAAACGTGACGCGGTGATCGTGAAGGTCGAGACCGACGCAGGCCTCATCGGCTGGGGCGAAGCGCATGCCGCGCGCGCGCCGACCGCGATTGCCGAACTCATCAATTCGACCTTGGCCGCGCTCGTGACCGGCATGGATGCGCGCGACACCGAGGCAGTGTGGCAGCGCGTGTATCGCATGCAGCTCGCCAGTCACGGCGCCGGCGCGGCCGCCGTGATCGGGCTGTCGGGCATCGACATGGCGCTATGGGACGTGAAGGGCAAGCATGCCGGGCTGCCGCTCTACGCGCTGCTCGGCGCCGAGCAACGCGCCATCGACAGCTATGCCGGCGGCATTGCCTTGGGTTTCGAGCCGCCGGCGGCCTTGGCCGAGGAGGCCGCGGCGCTGCATGCGCGCGGCTTCGGCGCGCTCAAGCTGCGCATGGGCGACGGCGTCGATAACGACCGCGCGCGGGTCAGTGCAGTGCGCGAGGCGCTGGGTGCCAAGGTCACGCTCATGGTCGACGCCAACACCGCCTACGATCTCGATATCCTGCGTGCTGTCGCGCCGTGCTTCGAGCGACATGACATCGCGTGGCTGGAGGAGCCGTTCCCGCCGCACGCCTGGCGCGACTACCAGGCCGCCGCGCGCCTGACCCGCGTGCCGCTGGCGGCGGGCGAGAATCACTACACGCGTTTCGATTTCGAGCGGGCCGAGGCCGATGGCGCGATCCGCATCTGGCAACCGGACCTGTCGAAGACCGGCGGCATCACCGAGGGGCTGCGCATCGCGGCGCTGGCGGCGCGCGCCGGCATCAAGATTCATCCCCACACTTCCGTGACGGGACTCAACATGGCCGCTTCGCTGCATTTCCTGGCGGCCATCGGCAACGGCGGCTATTACGAGGCCGACGTCACGCGCTACAACCCGTTCCGCGACGCGCTGTGCAGCCCGGTGCAGGTGTTCGACGCGGCCGCGCGCGTGCTGCCGCCCACCGGCGCGGGTCTCGGCGTCGAACTCGATCTCGCCATGCTGGCCGCCAGCACGGCCATCGCGGGGCCGGGTTACGTGTGA
- a CDS encoding UDP-N-acetylglucosamine 2-epimerase: MINILIGTRAQLIKMAPVLLALERGGVSYRLVMSGQHHATMAELLHEFGVSTPAVHLYEGREITGVAQMARWFLHMLWRGWRQRERLFARAGRDAMVVHGDTVSTLLGALLGRVLGFEVVHIESGLTSGRWREPFPEELTRRLVFRLAHLAFCPGPWAAANMRPFTAEVIDTGANTIVDAVQEAMGRFEQAEVKAPDAPYAVVSLHRFENIFEAHRFAFIIAMLERMALRIPLVFVLHPATRRQAEKFDLLSRLEDNSNITLLPRMTYIPFLKLLCGARFVVSDGGSNQEELAWLGIPTLLMRGATERQDGLGEGVVVSNYEAEIITRFVDEVLAAPGERRAHARMPSPSAMIAKVLAERYQ, from the coding sequence ATGATCAACATCCTCATCGGCACGCGCGCGCAGCTCATCAAGATGGCGCCGGTATTGCTGGCGCTGGAACGCGGCGGGGTGAGCTACCGGCTCGTCATGAGCGGCCAGCATCACGCGACCATGGCCGAACTCCTGCACGAATTTGGCGTGAGCACACCGGCGGTGCATCTCTACGAGGGCCGCGAGATCACCGGCGTGGCGCAGATGGCGCGCTGGTTCCTGCACATGCTGTGGCGCGGGTGGCGTCAGCGTGAGCGCCTGTTCGCCCGTGCCGGCCGCGACGCGATGGTGGTGCACGGCGATACGGTGTCGACCTTGCTCGGCGCCTTGCTCGGGCGCGTGCTCGGCTTCGAAGTCGTGCACATCGAATCAGGCCTGACGTCCGGGCGCTGGCGCGAACCTTTTCCGGAGGAGCTGACGCGGCGCCTGGTGTTTCGCCTCGCCCACCTCGCGTTCTGCCCCGGGCCGTGGGCAGCGGCCAACATGCGGCCGTTCACGGCCGAGGTCATCGATACCGGCGCCAATACCATCGTCGACGCGGTGCAGGAGGCAATGGGACGCTTCGAGCAGGCCGAGGTCAAGGCGCCCGACGCGCCCTACGCGGTGGTGTCCCTGCATCGCTTCGAGAACATCTTCGAAGCCCATCGTTTCGCTTTCATCATCGCCATGCTCGAACGCATGGCCTTGCGCATACCGCTGGTGTTCGTGTTGCATCCCGCCACGCGCCGGCAGGCCGAGAAATTCGATCTCTTGTCGCGTCTCGAAGACAACTCGAATATCACCCTGCTGCCGCGCATGACCTACATCCCGTTCCTGAAGCTCCTGTGTGGCGCGCGCTTCGTGGTGAGCGACGGCGGCAGCAACCAGGAAGAACTGGCGTGGCTGGGCATCCCGACCTTGCTCATGCGTGGCGCCACCGAGCGCCAGGATGGATTGGGGGAGGGCGTGGTGGTCAGCAACTACGAGGCCGAGATCATCACGCGCTTCGTCGACGAGGTGCTGGCGGCGCCGGGCGAGCGGCGTGCGCATGCGCGCATGCCGTCACCGTCGGCGATGATCGCGAAGGTGCTGGCCGAGCGCTACCAGTAG
- a CDS encoding crotonase/enoyl-CoA hydratase family protein — MLDNDLTLEIDGLIARLTINRPDSRNPLGQPGDGARFRAAADAINADKNLRCVIMTGAGPAFSAGGDLKAMRDKSGYFGGSAAEIRDHYRKHIHGIIHAMWDIEVPVVGAINGPAIGLGGDVASLCDIRIAAASARFGATFLKVGLLPGDGGAWLLPRQIGWSRAAQLFFTGDLIDAPTAREWGLVSEVVPDAELMTYCETLAKKICVQPPQALRMTKKLMREGTMASFGSVMEMSAALQVTLHQTEDHMEALNAFFEKRVPEFKGR, encoded by the coding sequence ATGCTCGACAACGATCTGACACTGGAAATCGACGGGCTCATCGCGCGTCTCACCATCAACCGCCCGGACTCGCGCAACCCGCTCGGCCAGCCCGGCGACGGCGCGCGTTTCCGCGCCGCGGCCGATGCCATCAACGCCGACAAGAACCTGCGCTGCGTGATCATGACGGGCGCCGGGCCGGCCTTCTCGGCCGGCGGCGATCTGAAAGCCATGCGCGACAAGAGCGGCTACTTCGGCGGCTCGGCCGCCGAGATCCGCGATCACTATCGCAAGCACATCCACGGCATCATCCACGCCATGTGGGACATCGAGGTGCCGGTGGTGGGCGCCATCAACGGCCCGGCCATAGGCCTCGGCGGCGACGTCGCATCGCTGTGCGACATCCGCATCGCCGCCGCCTCGGCGCGTTTCGGCGCGACCTTCCTCAAGGTCGGCCTGCTGCCGGGCGACGGCGGCGCATGGCTGTTGCCGCGTCAGATCGGCTGGTCACGCGCCGCGCAGCTGTTCTTCACCGGCGATCTCATCGACGCGCCGACCGCGCGCGAATGGGGCCTGGTATCGGAAGTGGTGCCGGACGCGGAACTGATGACGTACTGCGAGACGCTCGCAAAGAAGATCTGCGTGCAGCCGCCGCAGGCGCTGCGCATGACCAAGAAGCTCATGCGCGAAGGCACCATGGCGAGCTTCGGTTCAGTCATGGAAATGTCGGCCGCGCTGCAGGTGACGCTGCACCAGACCGAGGATCACATGGAAGCCTTGAACGCGTTCTTCGAGAAGCGCGTGCCGGAGTTCAAGGGCCGCTGA
- a CDS encoding acyl-CoA dehydrogenase family protein: MNETQQMLEDTVNRLFGDRLGWDQLTAIEEQGFPTALWAETVEQGIPKVLADEAAGGMGVGWSDAYPVLRACGRHAVPLPVVEATIAEWLARQAGATLPAGVPGLLPRAIAASAVSATTLTLSNARTPWGRNADFLVGVAAKGEGAELIIAATSGLAVAAEDNIGRDPRDSLSGDASVITRQALPLAPDCVHWLGALARSAQIAGAGAAALDLALKYGAERSQFGKPLSGFQAIQHYLADLAGVVASVDAIAMAACVGLDQRGMAPSGRNARFEIAAAKCRASEAVEKLTRLSHQVHGAIGFTYEYGLHFLTRRLWAWRAEFGGAGEWGEYLGRVAADVGGDGIWPLITA; this comes from the coding sequence ATGAACGAAACTCAACAGATGCTGGAAGACACGGTCAATCGCCTGTTCGGCGATCGGCTGGGTTGGGACCAACTGACGGCCATCGAAGAGCAGGGCTTTCCCACCGCGCTGTGGGCCGAGACCGTCGAACAAGGCATCCCCAAGGTGCTGGCCGACGAAGCGGCCGGCGGCATGGGTGTCGGCTGGAGCGATGCCTACCCGGTACTGCGCGCCTGCGGTCGCCATGCCGTGCCCTTGCCGGTGGTCGAAGCAACCATCGCCGAATGGCTGGCGCGCCAGGCCGGCGCGACACTGCCTGCGGGCGTGCCGGGGCTGCTGCCACGTGCCATCGCCGCGAGCGCCGTGAGCGCCACCACGCTCACGCTCAGCAACGCGCGCACGCCCTGGGGCCGCAACGCGGACTTCCTGGTCGGCGTCGCGGCCAAGGGTGAGGGCGCGGAACTCATCATCGCTGCCACCAGCGGCCTCGCCGTCGCGGCCGAGGACAACATCGGCCGCGACCCGCGCGACAGCCTGTCCGGTGATGCGTCCGTCATCACGCGCCAAGCCCTGCCGCTGGCGCCCGATTGCGTGCATTGGCTGGGCGCACTCGCGCGCAGCGCGCAGATCGCCGGCGCCGGCGCCGCGGCGCTGGATCTCGCGCTCAAGTACGGCGCCGAGCGCTCGCAGTTCGGCAAACCGCTGTCCGGCTTCCAGGCCATCCAGCATTACCTCGCTGACCTGGCCGGCGTGGTCGCGTCCGTCGATGCCATCGCCATGGCCGCCTGTGTCGGCCTCGACCAGCGTGGCATGGCGCCAAGCGGACGCAACGCGCGCTTCGAGATCGCGGCGGCCAAGTGCCGCGCCAGCGAGGCGGTGGAAAAGCTCACCCGCCTCTCGCACCAGGTACATGGCGCGATTGGTTTCACCTATGAATACGGCCTGCACTTCCTCACGCGCCGCCTGTGGGCGTGGCGCGCCGAATTCGGCGGCGCCGGCGAATGGGGTGAATACCTGGGTCGCGTCGCGGCCGATGTAGGTGGCGACGGCATCTGGCCGCTCATCACGGCCTGA
- a CDS encoding acyl-CoA dehydrogenase family protein produces MTSVADKLRFEPTALPASLETLRAEVRAFLKEALADVPVVKRSHSWEAYDAEFSAKLGAKGWLGMTLPKQYGGHGRSALERYVVVEESLVAGAPTAFHWVADRQSGPLVVRYGTEEQKKAIVPAITAGKACFAIGMSEPNSGSDLASLRTRAERTATGWKVNGTKIWTSNAHRANYMIALFRTDPDPNKKHAGLSQFLIDLSKTRGITPRTIQNLAGGRNFNEVAFVDAELPPDALLGTEGQGWRQVTEELAFERSGPERYLSCFFLLRKLIDVVKDNASPATLARLGTQVAWAATLRTMSLSIAAKLNAGQDPLLEAAVVKDLGCQFEQALPGLAQELCELEPTLEGHGSEYQQVLGSLIQVAPSFSLRGGTPEILRGIIAKGMGVR; encoded by the coding sequence ATGACATCAGTAGCAGACAAGCTGCGTTTCGAGCCGACCGCCCTGCCGGCCTCGCTGGAAACGCTGCGCGCCGAAGTGCGCGCCTTCCTGAAGGAGGCCCTGGCCGACGTGCCGGTGGTCAAACGCAGCCATAGCTGGGAAGCCTACGACGCCGAGTTCTCGGCCAAGCTCGGCGCCAAGGGCTGGCTGGGCATGACCCTGCCCAAGCAATACGGCGGCCACGGTCGCAGCGCGCTCGAGCGCTACGTGGTGGTCGAGGAGAGCCTGGTAGCCGGCGCGCCGACCGCCTTTCACTGGGTGGCGGACAGGCAGAGCGGCCCGCTGGTGGTGCGCTACGGCACCGAGGAGCAGAAAAAGGCAATCGTGCCGGCCATCACCGCCGGCAAGGCCTGCTTCGCCATCGGCATGAGCGAACCCAATTCGGGTTCCGATCTCGCCTCGCTGCGCACCCGCGCCGAACGCACGGCCACGGGCTGGAAAGTCAACGGCACCAAGATCTGGACCAGCAACGCGCACCGCGCGAACTACATGATCGCGCTGTTCCGCACCGATCCCGATCCGAACAAGAAGCATGCGGGTCTCTCGCAGTTCCTGATCGATTTGAGCAAGACCCGTGGCATCACGCCGCGCACCATCCAGAACCTGGCCGGCGGCCGCAATTTCAACGAAGTCGCCTTCGTCGACGCCGAACTGCCGCCCGACGCGTTGCTCGGCACCGAAGGCCAGGGCTGGCGGCAGGTCACCGAGGAGCTCGCCTTCGAGCGCAGCGGCCCCGAGCGTTACCTGTCCTGCTTCTTCCTGCTGCGCAAGCTCATCGACGTGGTGAAGGACAACGCCTCGCCCGCCACCCTCGCACGCCTCGGCACGCAGGTGGCATGGGCCGCGACGCTGCGCACCATGTCCTTGAGCATCGCCGCCAAGCTCAACGCGGGCCAGGACCCGCTGCTCGAAGCGGCGGTGGTGAAAGATCTCGGCTGCCAGTTCGAACAGGCCTTGCCGGGCCTCGCGCAGGAATTGTGCGAACTCGAACCGACGCTCGAAGGCCATGGTTCGGAATATCAACAGGTGCTGGGCTCGCTGATCCAGGTTGCGCCGTCCTTCTCCCTGCGTGGCGGCACGCCGGAAATTCTGCGCGGCATCATCGCGAAAGGCATGGGTGTGCGATGA
- a CDS encoding phosphotransferase family protein has product MSTRQEKFSGTKEVQAHLAFPIDKLAAFMEAEVEGYEGPLTVREFKGGQSNPTYQLVTPKQRYVLRRKPPGNLLPSAHQVDREFRVIDALYRAGFPVPRAYALCEDTSVVGTMFYIMEMVDGRILWDLHLPGPTPAERAAIYDAMLVTLADLQKLDYKKIGLEGFGKPNDYIARQIHVWSKGYKSSETTKIPLMDKLMEWLPNNIPPSDEVCVIHGDYRMDNMILHPTEPRVIAVLDWELATLGDPLGDFSYHMAPWVIPAVDERVSSLDGMDLEAMGIPTQAQYIARYCELTGRKEIKHMEFYNAYTAWRLAAIYQGIIKRVQDGTAASSDAPSTTDIVERFAERAWEYVEGKRG; this is encoded by the coding sequence ATGAGTACCCGACAGGAGAAATTTTCCGGAACCAAGGAGGTGCAGGCGCACCTCGCCTTCCCCATCGACAAGCTGGCCGCGTTCATGGAAGCCGAGGTGGAAGGCTACGAAGGACCGCTGACGGTCCGCGAATTCAAGGGCGGACAATCCAACCCCACCTACCAGCTCGTCACGCCCAAACAGCGCTACGTCCTGCGTCGCAAGCCGCCGGGCAACCTGCTGCCGTCGGCGCACCAGGTCGATCGCGAATTCCGCGTCATCGATGCGCTCTACCGCGCCGGCTTTCCGGTGCCGCGCGCCTATGCGCTGTGTGAAGACACGAGCGTGGTCGGCACCATGTTCTACATCATGGAGATGGTCGACGGTCGCATCCTGTGGGACTTGCACCTGCCGGGCCCGACGCCGGCCGAGCGCGCCGCCATCTACGACGCGATGCTGGTGACCTTGGCCGATTTGCAGAAGCTCGATTACAAGAAAATCGGCCTCGAAGGCTTCGGCAAGCCCAACGATTACATCGCGCGCCAGATCCACGTGTGGAGCAAGGGCTACAAGTCGTCCGAGACCACCAAGATCCCGCTCATGGACAAGCTCATGGAATGGCTGCCCAACAACATTCCGCCGTCCGACGAGGTGTGCGTGATCCACGGCGACTACCGCATGGACAACATGATCCTGCATCCCACCGAGCCGCGCGTGATCGCGGTGCTGGACTGGGAGCTCGCCACGCTCGGCGATCCGCTCGGCGATTTCAGCTACCACATGGCGCCGTGGGTGATCCCGGCGGTCGATGAGCGCGTATCCAGTCTCGACGGCATGGATCTCGAAGCGATGGGCATCCCCACGCAGGCGCAATACATCGCGCGCTATTGCGAGCTCACCGGCCGCAAGGAAATAAAGCACATGGAGTTCTACAACGCCTACACCGCGTGGCGCCTGGCGGCTATTTACCAGGGCATCATCAAGCGCGTGCAGGACGGCACGGCGGCGAGTTCCGACGCACCGTCCACCACCGACATCGTCGAGCGTTTCGCCGAACGCGCCTGGGAATACGTCGAGGGCAAGCGCGGCTGA
- a CDS encoding CoA transferase translates to MQAILKGMRIVEGSAFIAAPMCGMTLAQLGADVIRFDQLGGGIDYHRWPVTKDDTSIYWAEMNKGKRSIAVDIRAPAGRELVTELICAPGENGGIFSTNLPARGWLDYKALSARRPDLIQHEIVGDRHGSSALDYTVNAKVGFPYLTGPEEDPRPVNHVLPAWDIATAYLAAINLLAAERHRRLTGEGQQVKLALADVALAAVGNLGFIGELHVNHETRGRNGNYLYGAFGRDFVSSDGQRVMIIAVSAKQWEGLLKATGLGNEVAALAARMGLDFANEGDRFSARRELCALLEPWFATQPFAQLAKVFEECGICWDKYQTVRELVENDPDCSPDNPIFSNIEQPGIGTYPVCGTPMYFSKMERQPPRPAARVGQHTDEILADVLGLDSAAIGRLHDQGIVAGPSAT, encoded by the coding sequence ATGCAGGCAATCCTGAAAGGCATGCGTATCGTCGAGGGCTCGGCCTTCATCGCCGCGCCGATGTGCGGCATGACCCTCGCGCAGCTCGGCGCCGACGTCATCCGCTTCGATCAGCTGGGCGGCGGTATCGACTATCACCGCTGGCCGGTCACCAAGGACGACACCAGCATCTACTGGGCGGAAATGAACAAGGGCAAGCGCTCGATCGCGGTCGACATCCGCGCGCCGGCCGGCCGTGAACTGGTCACCGAGCTCATCTGCGCGCCGGGCGAGAACGGCGGCATCTTCTCGACCAACCTGCCGGCGCGCGGCTGGCTCGATTACAAGGCCTTGAGCGCGCGTCGCCCCGATCTCATCCAGCACGAAATCGTCGGTGACCGCCACGGTTCGAGCGCGCTCGACTACACCGTCAACGCCAAGGTCGGCTTCCCCTACCTGACCGGCCCCGAGGAAGACCCGCGTCCGGTCAACCACGTGCTGCCGGCGTGGGACATTGCCACCGCCTATCTCGCCGCCATTAACCTGTTGGCCGCCGAGCGTCATCGTCGTCTGACCGGCGAAGGCCAGCAGGTCAAGCTGGCGCTGGCCGACGTCGCCCTGGCGGCGGTCGGCAATCTCGGCTTCATCGGCGAGCTCCACGTCAACCACGAAACCCGCGGGCGCAACGGCAATTACCTCTATGGCGCCTTCGGCCGCGACTTCGTGTCCAGCGACGGCCAGCGCGTGATGATCATCGCGGTCAGCGCCAAGCAGTGGGAAGGCCTGTTGAAAGCCACCGGGCTCGGCAACGAAGTGGCCGCGCTGGCCGCGCGCATGGGTCTCGATTTCGCCAACGAGGGCGATCGCTTCAGCGCGCGTCGCGAATTGTGCGCGCTGCTCGAACCGTGGTTCGCCACGCAGCCCTTCGCGCAGCTCGCCAAGGTCTTCGAAGAATGCGGCATCTGCTGGGACAAGTACCAGACCGTGCGCGAACTGGTCGAGAACGACCCGGACTGTTCGCCGGACAATCCGATCTTCTCCAACATCGAACAACCCGGCATCGGCACCTACCCGGTGTGCGGCACGCCGATGTACTTCTCGAAGATGGAACGTCAGCCGCCGCGCCCCGCCGCGCGTGTCGGCCAGCACACCGATGAAATCCTGGCGGACGTTCTCGGCCTCGACAGCGCCGCGATCGGCCGCCTGCATGACCAAGGAATCGTCGCCGGCCCGTCGGCGACCTGA